The DNA sequence gcaagtggcaagaactaatcccaagaacccccgaaatcgaTAACATGCATGAAGTAGATCAtctaagatctgaatggtgcactcggactgtATGTCTGTCTGGGGGTGGAATGTTGTattaactcaacccgtgtgcctaactcacattgtatggctctccagaagtgcgatgtaaactgtgtgccccggccagagatgatagatactagcATGCCATGAAGTCGGAAAATCTCGTGGGTATAGatctgagccaactgctctgaagaataggtagtcagaACCGAAATAAAATGAGTCGACTTGGtccacctatccacaatcacccatacaacatcaaatttcttctgagtccgtAGGATCCCATTAATGAAGTCCATGGTAagacgctcccatttccactcgggaatctcaagtctctgaagaaaCCCACCTGGcatatgatgctcatacttcagttgctgataatttaggcaccgagctacatacttcagtatgtctttcttcattctcttcACCCAATAGTGCTGCATCAAattctgatacatcttagcggcacccgaatgaatagagtaccgcaaacaGTGGGCCTTCTGAAAAATAACCTCATataacccatccatattgggcacacataactggCCCTGCATCCGCAGCATGCCATCAACTctgatagaaacctccttggcatcactgcaTTGCACCGTGTAcgtaaggacaagcaaatgggggtcgtcatactgacactctctgatgtgatcatataaaaaagaccgagaaaccacacaagaaaTAACCCGACTGCGCTTCGAAATATcgaatctaacaaactggttgtccaagtcctgaacatctaatgctaatggcctctctactgccgatagatatgccaaactacccatagtcTCAGGcttttgactcaaggcatcgcccatcatattggccttcccaatatgatatagaatagtgatatcatagtcttaaAGAAACTATAACCACCTTTGttgctgcaaattaagatccttctatttgaatagacgctggagactctgatggtcggtatagacctcaaaAGGGAAATCATACAAATAGTGCAaccaaatattcaaggcatgaataatagctgctaattTGAAGTCGcggacagggtaattcttctcatgaaactTCTGTTGCCGAGAcgtataggcaatcaccctaccgtcttgcatcaacatcgcgccaagGCCATCACGtgacgcatcacagtacacaATGTAAGACCCCAAACCCATAGGCAATgccaacattggggctgtagtcaatgtaatcttgagcttttgaacgatctcctcacaatcctcggacgatatgaaaggagcacccttctgggtcaatctggtcacaACTGCagtaatggatgagaaaccctctacaaaacaaTGGTAATACCcgaccaaaccaagaaaactctggatctcaatagctgaagacagtctgggccaactctgcactacttcaatcttcttcggatatactttgatcccctcactcgacattATATGACccaaaatgccaccgaatcaagccaggattcacactttgagaattttgcatacaacttcttctctctcaaggtctgaagcacaatcctcaaatgttgctcatgatcctcctaaccgcgggagtacaccaagatgtcgtcaataaacacaatgacgaacgaATCCAGATATGTGttaaatacattgttcatcaggtgcaAAAAGTTGCTggacgttggtcagcccaaatgacatcacaaggaactcgtagtgaccataccgagtactgaaagcagtcttcaggatatccgaatcccgaatcttcacctgatgataccctgaccgcaaatcaatcttggagaacactctagcaccttgtagctggtcaaataagtcatcaatgcacggtAAAGGGTACCTGTTCTTCGGTGTAACCTTGCTCAactgtcgatagtcaatacacatatgcataaaaccatcattcttcttcacaaacagaactggagcaccccaaggtgacacactaggccgaacaaaacccttatcaagcaattgttgcaacttctcctttaactccttcaactccgctggggccatatgatatggtggaatagaaatgggctgagtgcctggaaaTAAGTCAATCCCAAAATAGATATCTCTATCAGGCGGCATGGCCAGAAGATCTTCCGAAAATACATCTAGGAAGTCTCTCagtaccggaactgactcaacggtagaagTATCAACACTAATACCACTCACgaaggctagataagcatcacaccccttcgcaactatccgttgagcctttagaaatatCACAaacctgctaggaacataatccaatgtaCCCATCCAGTCTAATCGTGGCAAACCTGGCATaaccaatgtcac is a window from the Nicotiana tomentosiformis chromosome 10, ASM39032v3, whole genome shotgun sequence genome containing:
- the LOC138900044 gene encoding uncharacterized protein; protein product: MGDALSQKPETMGSLAYLSAVERPLALDVQDLDNQFVRFDISKRSRVISCVVSRSFLYDHIRECQYDDPHLLVLTYTVQCSDAKEVSIRVDGMLRMQGQLCVPNMDGLYEVIFQKAHCLRYSIHSGAAKMYQNLMQHYWVKRMKKDILKYVARCLNYQQLKYEHHMPGGFLQRLEIPEWKWERLTMDFINGILRTQKKFDVVWDQLCIAQSRKKRYADRKVCDVAFMVGERVLLRVSPMKCVMMFGEKEKLSPWYIEPFEILERVGEVAYKLALPLSLPAVHPMFHVSMLRKYHGDPSYVFRF